One Ricinus communis isolate WT05 ecotype wild-type chromosome 7, ASM1957865v1, whole genome shotgun sequence genomic region harbors:
- the LOC8262759 gene encoding putative kinase-like protein TMKL1: protein MAISKLCSLHTVCFFLMAIIFTSSTALSNESLSSSASSTSTDVELLLGKIKASLQGNTENLLLSSWNSSVPLCQWRGLKWVFSNGSPLSCNDISAPEWTNLSLYKDPSLHLLSLQLPSANLTGSLPRELGEFSMLQSLYLNINSMTGTIPLELGYGTSLSDIDLSGNLFSGVLAPSIWNLCERLLSLKLHGNSLSGSLPEPALPNSTCKNLQFLDLGSNKFSGDFPEFFTRFQGLKELDLSDNVLSGSIPQSLTSLNLEKLNLSHNNFSGMLPVFGESKFGMEVFEGNDPSLCGLPLRSCSGSSRLSSGAIAGIVIGLMTGVVVLASLSIGYMQNKKRKGREDSEDELEEVEDEENGGSGGNAGSGGEGKLILFQGGEHLTLDDVLNATGQVTEKTTYGTVYKAKLADGGTIALRLLREGSCKDRSSCVTVIKQLGKIRHENLIPLRAFYQGKRGEKLLIYDYLPNRSLYDLLHETKAGKPVLNWSRRHKIALGIARGLAYLHTGLETPITHGNVRSKNVLVDEYFVSRLTEFGLDKLMVPSVADEIVVLAKADGYKAPELQRMKKCNSRTDVYAFGILLLEILIGKKPGKNGRNGDFVDLPAMVKVAVLEETTMEVFDVELLRGIRSPMEEGLVQALKLAMGCCAPVPSVRPAMDEVVKQLEENRPRNRSALYSPAETRSEVGTPF from the exons ATGGCGATTTCGAAACTTTGCTCTCTTCACACAGTCTGCTTCTTTTTGATGGCCATAATCTTTACCAGTAGTACTGCACTTAGTAATGAGTCCTTGTCTTCTTCTGCTTCTTCTACTTCAACAGATGTTGAACTTCTTTTGGGAAAGATCAAAGCTTCACTTCAAGGTAACACTGAAAAccttttactttcttcttGGAATTCTTCTGTTCCTTTGTGTCAATGGAGAGGCCTTAAATGGGTGTTCTCCAATGGTTCTCCTCTTTCTTGTAATGACATTTCTGCACCAGAATGGACTAATCTTTCACTCTATAAAGACCCATCTTTGCACTTGCTTTCTCTTCAGCTCCCTTCTGCTAATCTCACCGGTTCACTTCCTAGAGAGCTTGGTGAGTTCTCTATGCTTCAAAGTTTGTATCTTAACATTAACTCAATGACTGGAACTATTCCTCTTGAACTTGGTTACGGTACTTCCCTCTCTGATATTGATCTGAGTGGCAATTTGTTTAGTGGGGTTTTAGCTCCATCTATCTGGAATTTATGTGAAAGATTGCTTTCACTTAAGCTTCATGGTAATTCACTATCTGGGTCTCTTCCTGAACCTGCATTGCCCAACTCTACTTGCAAGAATTTGCAGTTTCTTGACTTGGGTAGCAACAAGTTTTCAGGAGACTTCCCGGAATTTTTTACTCGCTTTCAAGGGCTTAAGGAGCTTGATCTTTCTGATAATGTGCTTTCAGGATCAATTCCTCAGAGTTTAACATCATTAAACCTTGAAAAATTGAATCTTTCGCACAATAATTTTAGTGGGATGTTGCCTGTTTTTGGCGAATCAAAGTTTGGGATGGAGGTTTTTGAAGGGAATGATCCTAGTCTTTGTGGGTTACCTTTAAGAAGTTGCAGTGGAAGTTCAAGATTGAGTTCAGGTGCAATTGCTGGTATTGTGATTGGATTAATGACTGGAGTTGTAGTTTTGGCTTCATTGTCGATTGGTTATATGCAAAACAAGAAGAGGAAAGGTAGGGAAGACAGCGAAGATGAATTAGAGGAAGTAGAAGATGAGGAAAATGGTGGTAGTGGTGGCAATGCTGGCAGTGGCGGTGAAGGAAAGCTTATTTTGTTTCAAGGAGGTGAGCATTTGACGTTGGATGATGTTTTGAATGCGACGGGACAAGTAACAGAGAAGACTACTTATGGGACTGTATATAAGGCAAAGCTTGCTGATGGTGGTACAATTGCTTTGAGATTGTTGAGAGAAGGTAGTTGCAAGGACAGAAGTTCATGCGTAACTGTGATAAAGCAATTAGGAAAGATTCGACATGAGAATTTGATTCCTTTAAGAGCTTTCTACCAGGGGAAGAGAGGGGAGAAGCTACTCATATATGATTATCTTCCAAATAGAAGCCTTTATGATCTTTTACATG AAACTAAAGCAGGAAAGCCAGTGCTAAACTGGTCTAGGCGGCACAAGATTGCATTGGGCATAGCCAGGGGACTAGCATACCTTCATACAGGTCTTGAGACACCCATCACCCATGGGAACGTGAGATCCAAAAATGTGCTTGTGGATGAGTATTTCGTCTCCAGACTTACTGAATTTGGGCTTGACAAACTAATGGTTCCATCTGTGGCTGATGAAATAGTTGTGCTTGCAAAGGCTGATGGATACAAGGCACCAGAGCTTCAGAGGATGAAGAAATGCAATTCTAGAACAGATGTTTATGCATTTGGAATACTTCTGCTGGAGATTCTGATAGGCAAAAAACCTGGGAAGAATGGGAGAAATGGTGATTTTGTGGATTTGCCGGCAATGGTTAAAGTGGCGGTTTTAGAGGAAACAACGATGGAAGTTTTTGATGTGGAGCTTTTGAGGGGAATAAGGAGTCCAATGGAAGAAGGGTTAGTTCAGGCTCTGAAGCTCGCAATGGGATGTTGTGCTCCAGTGCCTTCAGTTAGACCGGCCATGGATGAAGTTGTGAAGCAATTGGAAGAAAACAGACCAAGAAACAGGTCTGCGTTGTATAGTCCAGCCGAAACAAGAAGCGAAGTCGGGACCCCTTTCTGA
- the LOC8262758 gene encoding E3 ubiquitin-protein ligase MPSR1, with product MPFLIGRTQRFLFFEDVKMKATGNNKSTITFTITSDSTHKRIHMLEPDVRLSFEAISITTTNVQVDERDFLASGSDEEAYSKISDLLASLAINPSDKQIIGYKLIKEARILSRRNSWSGCNKLINVEMKLITTYWWQGTVPASCSSVADLGKGRFEEFASEDSYGGERSCSICLEEFQAVSEVKRMPCLHIFHGSCIDQWLNKSHHCPLCRFKMPASCVDLMQ from the coding sequence ATGCCTTTCCTCATCGGCAGAACTCAGCGGTTCTTGTTCTTTGAAGATGTCAAGATGAAGGCCACTGGCAATAATAAGTCCACCATCACCTTCACCATTACTTCTGATTCCACCCACAAACGGATTCATATGCTGGAACCCGATGTTCGCCTCAGCTTTGAGGCCATCTCTATCACGACCACCAATGTTCAAGTTGATGAACGTGACTTTCTTGCCAGTGGCAGTGATGAAGAGGCCTACTCAAAGATTTCTGATTTGCTTGCTTCTTTGGCTATTAACCCCAGTGATAAACAAATCATTGGCTATAAGTTAATCAAGGAGGCGCGCATTCTCTCTCGCAGAAACTCCTGGTCTGGTTGCAATAAATTGATCAATGTGGAGATGAAGCTGATAACGACGTACTGGTGGCAGGGTACAGTCCCTGCCAGCTGCTCGTCAGTCGCTGATCTGGGAAAAGGAAGATTTGAGGAGTTTGCCTCCGAGGATAGCTATGGTGGTGAGAGAAGCTGCTCAATCTGTTTGGAGGAGTTTCAGGCAGTTTCAGAGGTCAAGCGCATGCCTTGTTTGCATATATTTCATGGCAGCTGTATTGATCAGTGGCTGAATAAGAGCCATCACTGCCCGCTCTGCCGCTTCAAGATGCCAGCTTCTTGCGTTGATCTCATGCAGTAA
- the LOC8262757 gene encoding probable pectate lyase 8 — translation MAVPYSLRRLCICTLIILLLFVTVNASTELNSRLGEKTHFQSSDNSTMADGSGGAWNEHAVEDPEDIASMVDESIRNSTARRNLGFFSCVTGNPIDDCWRCDPHWQLHRKRLANCGIGFGRNAVGGRDGRYYVVTDSGDDDPVNPKPGTLRHAVIQDRPLWIVFKRDMVITLKQELIMNSFKTIDARGTNVHIANGACITIQFVTNIIIHGLHIHDCKPTGNAMVRSSPTHYGWRTMADGDAISIFGSSHIWVDHNSLSNCADGLIDAIMGSTAITISNNYFTHHNEVMLLGHSDSYTRDKLMQVTIAYNHFGEGLIQRMPRCRHGYFHVVNNDYTHWEMYAIGGSASPTINSQGNRYLAPNNAFAKEVTKRVETSNNVWKHWNWRSEGDLLLNGAYFTPSGAGAAASYARASSLGAKSSSMVGAITSTAGALVCRRGRQC, via the exons ATGGCGGTTCCTTATTCGCTTAGACGCTTATGTATATGTACATTGATTATTCTGCTCCTGTTTGTCACTGTAAATGCTTCGACAGAGCTGAACTCGAG GTTGGGCGAAAAGACACATTTTCAGAGCTCTGACAACTCTACAATGGCGGACGG GTCAGGTGGTGCATGGAACGAGCATGCTGTTGAAGATCCGGAAGACATAGCATCTATGGTTGATGA AAGCATACGCAACAGCACCGCAAGGAggaatttaggatttttctCATGTGTAACTGGCAACCCAATTGATGATTGTTGGAGATGTGACCCTCACTGGCAGCTCCACAGGAAGCGGCTAGCTAATTGTGGGATTGGTTTTGGACGTAATGCTGTTGGTGGTCGCGATGGTAGATACTATGTTGTCACCGACTCTGGTGACGATGACCCTGTTAACCCAAAACCTGGCACATTACGCCATGCTGTTATTCAAGATAGACCTTTGTGGATTGTATTCAAGAGAGACATGGTGATCACACTCAAGCAAGAGCTTATTATGAACAGTTTCAAGACTATTGATGCCCGTGGAACTAATGTTCACATTGCCAATGGAGCTTGCATTACCATCCAATTTGTCACAAATATCATTATTCACGGTCTCCATATCCATGATTGCAAGCCTACTGGTAATGCCATGGTTCGTAGCTCACCCACTCATTATGGATGGAGGACAATGGCTGATGGAGATGCGATTTCTATTTTTGGATCTAGTCACATTTGGGTCGATCACAATTCTCTATCTAATTGCGCTGATGGACTCATTGATGCTATAATGGGGTCAACTGCCATTACCATTTCCAACAACTACTTCACCCACCACAATGAG GTTATGTTATTGGGTCATAGCGACTCCTATACAAGAGATAAGCTGATGCAAGTAACAATTGCCTACAACCATTTTGGCGAGGGTCTTATCCAGAGAATGCCAAG GTGTAGGCATGGGTACTTCCATGTGGTGAACAATGACTACACACACTGGGAAATGTATGCCATTGGTGGAAGTGCCAGTCCCACCATTAATAGCCAAGGAAACAGATACCTTGCCCCTAACAATGCTTTTGCTAAAGAG GTAACTAAGAGGGTCGAAACATCAAATAATGTATGGAAGCACTGGAATTGGAGATCAGAAGGAGACCTATTGCTTAATGGAGCTTACTTCACTCCATCAGGTGCTGGAGCTGCAGCCAGTTATGCCAGAGCTTCAAGCTTAGGGGCCAAGTCCTCTTCCATGGTTGGTGCCATTACTTCAACCGCTGGTGCTCTTGTCTGCCGCAGAGGCCGCCAATGTTAA